The DNA sequence CTTTTCCTTCTAGCTTGAGGAACTTATCCTAGAACTTATCCTTGCCACAGATATCAGATCTCCAATTAGTTTATCTTTTTTGAAAGGACAGATGTCCGGCTAAGTCACCATTTTGGTCCGAAGAAACAAAAATGTGTTGAACTCAATCAACGGATTACGCGTCTTTAGCAAAAACTTTGAATGAAAGCCTTGAGTAGATTATTTTATTGATCCGCAAAATAGAGAAGagaaagtgatgacgtcacaaaaactaaatttgagAACTGAATTATGGGATAGGTCGGCATATCCAAAAAGAACAAGATGAGGAATGTTCAATTGCCAAAAATCAACCTATCCTCCAATGACTGCATAgaaatccttctaaaatagGCTTGGATCGTAAACTTTTCGATCCAAGCCAATTataaaaggatttgtatggagtcaacAGAGAATAAAGGTGCTTATATCTCCCCGCCAATTTCCACAAGAAGGCTGATATttggcaagggtttttttttttcatcttgttctttctaaATATGCTATCCAATctcataatttcacaaatttgagtttttgtgacgtcacacttcccTTCTCTATGGTAGTCTTTGATACTTGAGGCATGGGCCAGTTTTAGTTAGATATTGTCCGATGACGGACACCGACTTTTATTTGTAGCCCTGTATACAGTTGTAAGAGGAAGGCACTAAAAGGTAAAATCCTCCCCAAGGAAACTACATTATGGAACATGTATGCAAATCAAAATGGGAGAGGGGACCTTGTGGTCGCGTGAAGGACTTATTTTGGGAGGTCACAAACAGATAtcctttaatagtttttaactCGAGACTTGAAAACGGCAGGGCAAGCCTTCCTCTTAGATGCAGCTCCGAAACGTCTTTTAAGAGTTAGAACACCCTCAAAATGTGAAACCTAGAGCAAATTTATAAGGCGGAATTGAGTTACATTAATCGTGAAAAAGTGGTAATTGTGAGATATTTGGCTATGCTTTTGCGTCACCACCTTGTTCATTTTCGCGCGAACGATTGTCAAGCACACGATAAATGAGATACTTGCTCCTCTTTCTGAAGGCTTATCTTTACTTTTTAAAGGTTTATCTCGCCTTTGCTATTGTTTCGTTGGATGTTCGTTCTTCTTCTCTCATCGATGCCCTGGTCATGGTTCATTGGTCTGCGTAAATTAAGGATGACCCGTCTCGAGGCGACGTTAGCAGCCCTCTTTGTGCATTCAATTCACAGCTGGCGTAAGTTTGGTTTGGAGTTAGAAGCATTTCACGAGTATGGTCTGTTTACTCAAGCTTACGGAATGGCCATACTTCCTCTCGCAGGTAATCTTTTAATCTCTTTGATCTTTCGGAGAGTATTGagggtacagtcaactctctccaagGCGAACACCGACCGGCACAAAGTGGCCGTCTTACCCACCTAACCCTCTCTTAACCTAACGTCAACACTAACGTCTAACTTTGGACAAAAGTTTGGATCACGGGAGGGGTAGATGGGCGCAGAATCCCAGAATCTCATACTAAGACAGCacggaccaactctaggtgtctgttaagagagagttgacagTAGTAGGCCCTCCCTTCCCCcaaattaagaaaataaaaaatggcgCTTCTCGGCCTTCGCACTGACCGTCATCCTTCTCGCCGCTGTTGCACATTAGACTGGTGCGCAAATTGAGAACCCCCTCTTCCCAAAATCAAGGGTAGAAACATGGCTTTTTTGCCTTCGTGCGGCTTCTTCCTACTTGCCGATTGTGCATGCTAGAACCGTGCGCAAAGTTAGATCTTCCCTTAAAATATGTTTTCATGTTGTGTTCCGTAGACGACTAGAGTTCGCTATCAAGTAACAACTGTATTATGCGCTGCATGTACCCCGCGTTAACTGTTAAGGGCGAGAAAAAAGCGCGGCGAGAAAACGAGCTAGTTTGAGCTTTTAATTGTGAATGGTTGAGGAAGTGGCGCGAAATATTTTAGCCAACAATAACGCTTAGGATCTGTCCGATCACAAGAcgtagaaaaaaagataaacgtATTGTATTATACAGCCAATTACTGATTTAAAAGTGTGCAAATAGTAGGTAACGGCTTGCTGTAGTTCTCTTTTGATTGCTTGGCTGAGTTACAGgtttttgccttgtttctttACTACTTACAGaaagtttccggaaaatccggttagaaagtaaatggaacatgaCTGTTCGGGACGTTTCGGTGTAAAActtccgggagcaacggaacgTCTGAAATGGTAGTCCTGTTTTCCCGGTCGGaatgttccaaacggaaattcgtgttccgTTTCTTCAAAGCCcgtctttgataccagtttcagtctttcgcggccgtttttcggTAAATGTAACTGATTAGTGCAAATGGCGAACACAATTCGGGGACAAAATATACCAGTCTTGAATTTTGATCAacatttgcccaaaccgtgaaccgacCGTCACGCagtttgcccatgtaaatggtaaacaaccattgAGTATCGTTGCAAAACACAGAGTAAACAGAGGAAATATATAAATATTACAGGCCACCTTCCTACTTGCAGCTTTAAAACGCTCGAAGTCTTGAAAATGTGAGACTTAGAACAAGTCTTTTGGGCAAATGTGAGATATTTGGCTAAAGTTTTGGAAGACCCATGTTTGAAAAGATAAGGAGAGCCCCTTATCCGAGATGGGGGTTCTAATTCCTACAGAAGCAGTGGGGGaaattgataaaatatcaaccaaatttatcttgtgtgatcatgtccgtaattctcatgacagtctgttttacaaagcattgatattacaaggagaaattttatGCTGATCACTcctagggcttaaagggttaaattggGTATCGTGGAGTATTGTAAGtagtaaacaaaggaaataaatgtACTTAACTTGTAACCATTGGTATGTTTATTGGGTGTCTTTCGGCTTCCCGCATCTGATATGTGCATTTACATCCTTATATGCAGCCGGTTTTTTCCCATGGCTCGGCGCAGTTGTCTCGGTACTGTTTTTCCCTGGAAAACATTAATTCTTAACATTATTTTCCTACTGTTTGTTTCTCTTCAGTTGGATTTTTATATCAATATGTACTCTACAACAGTGGTTCAAGAAACGGTACGATCCTTTTCATCGTCTTCAACTTCACCGCGAATGCATTCTTTGGTGTCTACCTCGGCATTGTTACTGGAGTTACTCTGCTAATAGACATGCTTTCAAACACTAACCCGCTTAGAGGAAAGCTCTTCTCGCCTTCAATCTGGCGAGCTTTTTACGTGCATTTTCTAAGTATCGCATTGCTATCTTGGTGGATAATTCCGTTACTTAATAACTTTGACTACATGGGCGGGCTTCCTTGGAAGAGTGAAAACGAGCATGGCCACAGCTTTAAGTTTGTCCTCAGAAGTCTTTTGTCTGGCGATTTGTTTGACCACGAAAGGAAAATTCCATTTATCACGTTGGGATTTGTTGCGGGGCTTGCTTGTGTTTGTTCCTGGCAACTTAAAGACATTGGTCACCTCACAAAACGGCAAACACTTTTGATTTGGCTTGGGTTGTTATTTTCTGTCACCTTCTTTCTGTTTCTTGGCAGAACATTTTCTGGGCCGTTATACAACTTGATTCCTTTTCACAAAGAGCTCGAAGTTTTTCGCTACATAATTGGACTCCAATTTTGCGGATTATTGCTCATGGCCGTGACATTAGCTCGCATTCTTTACTTTCTTTGCGCGTCTTTGTGTAGAATATCAAAGGCatattttcaaagcaaaaacatCTTGATTGTTCTTATGTTAGTATTTCCGCCTATTTATCTCAGTTCTCAGCTTCAATATATCAATGCACGTTTCTCCATGATTGAGATAGAAGGGTTTTCTGACGGACTGGAGAAACTGAAGGCTTACCCGAAAATCGGACGCTTGCTTGCATCGAAAGTTTTAGGTGAGTTCACTTTCTTGGCAAGTTGTTTCGCAAAGAGAATCTCTTATAAGAGGGTCCGAAAAAACTGGACTCGTGACACATTTGCAGCCTCCCGCGAAGGAAAGACGCCGTGAGATTCTAGTTATGGAAATGGCACCTTAATGCGCGGCGTCGACTTGGGTGCAGTTTGTCTTTACCACTCCCAAATTCCTTCTGGACGTTAAACTTTTCCTCTTGAGACATATTTTTATAGGCGAAGTTCGCCTTTAGTGACAAAACTCATCGAAAGGGCCCACGTCGAAAATATTactcatttaaaaaaatacattaaatagTGGTTTGTCAAAAAgggcagcaaaaaaaaaaacgaagataAAAGGAGTGCAAACGGGTGTAACGCACGTTTTTCTGTAAAATCTTATCGATTAAGATATAAAAGACTGGATATGAAGAGATAAAATGATTGTCAATAAGAGTTGCTTCATTCGTAACATCTATCCTGGCTTGCCAACGTTTCACGACTGAATAAAACAGCCTGCAGTCTACAGACTCAGGGTATATTGGCATTTTACTACTGCTAGAGTGGTTGTTTGCAAACAAATCCGCGTcaatatttctctttttgatcTATGCTTATTTACTGTGTACACAGAGAGTCAACTTAACTTATTAGAACTAAAGACAAATGTATGCAGGGCGAGGCGTgcgaaaaaaatgttcatgtaaGTCACATGTGGTAAAATAGTAACTGGTGCCACTGGCATCCAAAGCGCAAAGCGGCGAGTAGGAAAGGGGAGCACTTCGCCCAGTAGCCAGTCAGAGTTGAGTAATTGCAACTCGTGACCGATTTCATTCAATCAGGGCTTGAGAACATTTTAGTGTCGTCAGTGACTTGTACTACATTAGTCTCTCCGGCGTCACCGAAATTTTCTCGCACACTCATTGGACGAAATCGTTCACGTGCTCCAAATACTCAATGCTGATTGGCTACTGGGCGAAATGGCCCCTTTTCTTCTCAGGCAGACAAGAGCCACCTTGACACCATGAAGTTTTCCAAGATAAACGAGACTTGTCCGTGTAAATTTAAAAGCTTGAAACTGGGTTTTAGACGCTTTactctctttgtttgtttgttctttacaGGGTTAAGTGGCGCTTGGGACTTGTCTCTTATACCGCACCTCAGCAAAAAGCCTGGTAAAGTCGAAGAATTGttatttcttttgcagtaaTGTGTGTAAACGCTTTTATCCTGGAGTCCGACCGTGAATTTTTTGTCTGTTGTAGCTTGAATTTGATAAGTCTTTGAATAGAGACTGTTGAACAGTTCTCTCTTTAGCTGATCATTACTGCGGCTGTACAAGGTGTTTCTAACTTATTACTCAGCGAATAAATTTCTGAACAGTTTAGGCGAATCTTTGCAGACGTCATTGGTTAAATTTTTCCTCATTAATATACGTATTTACCCATAGAAAGCGTGACCGTATGCACAAATTTAattgaaaagttgaaaaagttaatTTGAGCAATTTCTGCAATTTTCAACCTTTTGCTAGCAATAACAAAGGAAGTAACAGCAATCGAAAACTGTGAAATTGCCGGGTGGCAAAAATGTGTTGAGCCCATACATTGTTTGCTTATTTTCGAGGttttcaaagataatttctCCGAGACTATTTGGTATATCGGGCgcataactgaaattgttatgttctttcaatattcagagagTTTGTTTTAATAGCTTGATCAGAGAATGAAGACTAGGATATGTTCataagtcaaaaaaaaaaagatttgccTATAACAATATATAATGAGGCTCTTTAACTGTGAGTCTGTGGTTGAAAATCTGTAGTCTGAGAGCTGTTTTTTAAGCATTTAATATGTTTTTCATTCTGGAGTTGAAATCTTGCAAATCAAAACTACGCAGTAGCAATTCGATGCTTTTTAGTGATGATGATTGTTCCGTTCTCAACAAAACAAACTTCTGATGACAAAACTCGCTACGCTACACATCAGGAGCGTCGTTAAACTCAGCTTATTATATATGGCCAGTCACGTCAGCGGGAAAAATGAAGCGAATAGTGCCTCCTGATTGTTTATCCGAGTGGGAACGATGAGCCTATCTTGCCCACACGGGATCTTCCACTTCAAATGCGCGGGAAAAACGTACTCCTGGCCATGTAATAAATCCATATATGTTCGGATGCCTTAGGGGAACTATGGTCGTCTCAATAGTTTGTTCAAGTGGCTATCTCGTCTCATTCGAAACTGTTAGCTAGTGCCTACCCCGATGGGTTTGGTCGAAAGTTCGAGGACATTCAGCAGCAGGGGGAGTTTTTTCTTACTCTGAACTTTTCAGGAGCTGTAAACGAAATATCTTGATAAAACGTGAAAAACACAACTTCCCAAAATCGTGTTACTATAAAGGAAAAAGCTCCGAAAAAATTAGAAGAGCGGAACTATTATCCAGACTTTATTAGCCTTTCTCGAGCTTTAATAATTTCtcggcaatatttgctccttggAACGGTTATTTCATAGCAAAaagtcattgggtgcccctgacttatATTTGTGGCATAAacgttctcttttttttcaatgtcaATTGTATTGTAGGTATAAAAGCTAAATGCTAATTTTTCTATGCAACGCCCGCAATGTACACAGTTGTTAAAATTACAGCCATTTCAGGAATTGAACTCCTCAGGAGACCTTCAGAGACTCGTAACAGGTGTGCCCGGTGTATTTTGGCATAGAAGAAAGCCTAATTTACCCATTTCATAGGCGGATTTACGGGTGGTGACCCGACGGTGGTTGCGGCCGCCATTTTCTTTAGAATtctgtattattttttaaaaataattctcaggaaaataaatattaccTACATACATGTAGCTGGCAATTGTTCCAACCCACTCTCTCTTTTTCGGTGTATGCCCCTGCATCTTGTCAGTGTCTTGTCAGGCTTCACATTTGTTCGTGTGGATTTACATCTAAAGGTACCGAAGGGAAAAAGGCATTTTAGCCCACCGTACCCAAAAGCATATTAAACTCCTCCAGTTAAGCATAATTTTGAGCGTATCAGTACCTTCGTCAGTGATCCCGAAAAACATAATGATCGAGATTTCCAGCATAAGCCGTGAGACCCCTACATTGAGCTTTGATATTTCAATCAGTTTTAACCGCTAAATTTCTTGTGACTATCTATCGATACCTAGCTCCAACTTAAACCCCCGGAATCTAAAATCTGTCCGAACATATTTTCGGGACGTTTTTCTTTATTGTCTCCTACTGAATTTCTGGGTGTAGGCACTAACTTCGATGAGTATTTTGGAGTATTatccagtggcggatctaggggaggcccgcccccccccccaccttatttttagaccaaatggagaccgcccccccccccttatctcagggtctggatgactgccccCCCCCTATCTGAAggcctggatccgccactgttatCTATTCATTAAGCCTTTGACTCCCAGTGTTCTCTCAGAATGAACGATGGCGTCTTGCAATGTGGTTTTAAGTTTTGAGTCTGTAGACAAAATTgaatggtgtgaccattcaaatgaaacctctttagcaaTAGTTCTATTTGCTTTTCATCACTTTACAGAAATGAAATTTTGACTAAAACAATGGATCTTAAAAACTCCCTTGCTACCAACCGACAGTTGTCTATTGCCGTTTGTTTTTAGGGATTGTGACCTATTCAAGAGGCTATCACGATACGTTGTCTCTGTACTACCTGGAAGAGATGAATCCATCCCTGGACTCCACTCCCTGGCTCCCAGATCTCTTGCGTCTTTACAACATCCGCTTCGTCGCTACGTCTGGGATCGAAGTTCCTGGTCATTTCTTGCGTTACTGTGAGCTGAGGTACCTGGCCACGATAGGTACGATGGAGGTATTCGTAAGAGAGCCCCAAGAGGATTATggatattttgactttacacATGTTCTGGGCGTTGTTTCAGGAGACCTGAAAGGCATGCGATGGGCTGTGTTAAAAACCACTCAGCTTTTTACCAATAGGATACTATTTGCCATAAATCCATCTTCGGAACTTACGCACAAGGCTTTGTTCAAAGTCGTAATTTCAAATCACAACGCAAACGCTAGTTTCATTCACAGGTTAACGTCCTTTGAACAGTTTGAAACAACATGGTATGTTAATGGAAGAAAGGCTTCCGAAGAAAGATTCTTTGCAGACGTGAAATTCGGTCGCAATCCACCACTGCTAATGTCAAGAGTTCTTTCCGAGAAAGCGGAGCGAAATTTGTACTCTGCTCAAGTTGAAGTGGCCGAGGAGACTTGGAACCAAGTATGCCATCCTTTTTTTATCCTCCATTATGAAATGCTTTTGGTCAGGGGGTGGGAGTGGGGTAGGAATTTTTTGTCCTCCTTCAAGTAAAGTGTAACCATCGTTATGAAAACTAACccttaaaaacgttttttctgtACTGGTAAGTGTTTTTAGAAGGAAATTCTCAGTCCAACCCATAACCGTTTAATctaccatttttgacaaaaggtaTCCTTCTCGTTTACCTTCCTTTGGAAAATGCTACCCTTTTCACACAATCACATTTCTACCAACAGGAagtcttattattattattttcatgatAATGATTTTACAAGTTCTTTTAGACACTTAAATTCCCCTACCCCTTCATAGACCTGAATCCTTAAAAACTTACCCCTTTTGGGCGAAGTCTCTCTAGTCCAGGCTATAAGTAGGGCGTATTATAGAGGGTATCTGCCTGGGTTTTAACGTTTCACCACTGTCTGGTTTAAATCCATTCATCTCACTATCCAGACAAAAGGTACGGAGCAATCTTCTTCCTATTCAGCACAGAGTTTCCTTAACTtttcttctttgggaaaacTTTTGCGTGTATGTTAGCAGTTTCATTTGCCCCCATATGGTGAGTTCTTTTTAAACTATGggtacaaacaaaaattttcaaactttATTCCGGGGCTTTAGATGATCGACCATTACATGTAAGCCGACATCAAATGTTAGGTTATGAGTTTGGCGGAAAAGCGTAGGCCACTCGCGTCTTATGAAGCAAAggcaactaaagagtcaatattaaaaagacgaaaacggaaagagGAAAATGTTTCTGTGTGTTGTCtgaagtattaagcttagattaattgtcatgcccacaaatttggaatatagagaaaggcggagaaaaacagaaagtagggcgacaggccagcgaagctcaacgagggAAAGAACTAGAGCGAGAGAGAAATTTTGttgcggcggtgagaaaatgagaaatgcttgCTTCCACCAGTGTAAAAATTAGCgacgtgaaaaacaaaaaaaacattgaacaaGTACACGtacaacatttcctccatataacgggtaactaggaagtttctggaagtttcacgttgtagtcgtgaaaaacaacggcaaaaaaatgtacaaaaacgtgtGCTGCACGCGCAAATTGTTTTCCTGCTGTTTTTTTCACGGTTCTCGTGTCCTTGtttgagcaaaatataaatAGTATCGACGGCTTCGCTTTTAGcactggctaaatctatataacaaaagttattacaaattgatagataaaaatctatttaaaaaatattaaaagccCTAGGCTTGGGTGAAAACTGTTCTATACAATGCTTacaaatgataataaaacttGTCTACTTAATTTTTCCAATCTCGTTTGCAATTTTTGCCCCGCTAAAATCGGTGAGCCTCatcaatgaa is a window from the Porites lutea chromosome 10, jaPorLute2.1, whole genome shotgun sequence genome containing:
- the LOC140950403 gene encoding uncharacterized protein isoform X3; this translates as MFVLLLSSMPWSWFIGLRKLRMTRLEATLAALFVHSIHSWRKFGLELEAFHEYGLFTQAYGMAILPLAVGFLYQYVLYNSGSRNGTILFIVFNFTANAFFGVYLGIVTGVTLLIDMLSNTNPLRGKLFSPSIWRAFYVHFLSIALLSWWIIPLLNNFDYMGGLPWKSENEHGHSFKFVLRSLLSGDLFDHERKIPFITLGFVAGLACVCSWQLKDIGHLTKRQTLLIWLGLLFSVTFFLFLGRTFSGPLYNLIPFHKELEVFRYIIGLQFCGLLLMAVTLARILYFLCASLCRISKAYFQSKNILIVLMLVFPPIYLSSQLQYINARFSMIEIEGFSDGLEKLKAYPKIGRLLASKVLGLSGAWDLSLIPHLSKKPGIVTYSRGYHDTLSLYYLEEMNPSLDSTPWLPDLLRLYNIRFVATSGIEVPGHFLRYCELRYLATIGTMEVFVREPQEDYGYFDFTHVLGVVSGDLKGMRWAVLKTTQLFTNRILFAINPSSELTHKALFKVVISNHNANASFIHRLTSFEQFETTWYVNGRKASEERFFADVKFGRNPPLLMSRVLSEKAERNLYSAQVEVAEETWNQNLYRTEHLLIKVTYHPYWRCSFRSTPDDSRDQSRGWHSLTIHHVTPNLMSVVLPPGKHEVICEYKNPFYQKVGFGFFIVLVLAMITRELCTFLKSVKHRFDCFVLFCCGYVFMTGGFIICFTGWSR
- the LOC140950403 gene encoding uncharacterized protein isoform X2, whose protein sequence is MQRISRFISPLLLFRWMFVLLLSSMPWSWFIGLRKLRMTRLEATLAALFVHSIHSWRKFGLELEAFHEYGLFTQAYGMAILPLAVGFLYQYVLYNSGSRNGTILFIVFNFTANAFFGVYLGIVTGVTLLIDMLSNTNPLRGKLFSPSIWRAFYVHFLSIALLSWWIIPLLNNFDYMGGLPWKSENEHGHSFKFVLRSLLSGDLFDHERKIPFITLGFVAGLACVCSWQLKDIGHLTKRQTLLIWLGLLFSVTFFLFLGRTFSGPLYNLIPFHKELEVFRYIIGLQFCGLLLMAVTLARILYFLCASLCRISKAYFQSKNILIVLMLVFPPIYLSSQLQYINARFSMIEIEGFSDGLEKLKAYPKIGRLLASKVLGLSGAWDLSLIPHLSKKPGIVTYSRGYHDTLSLYYLEEMNPSLDSTPWLPDLLRLYNIRFVATSGIEVPGHFLRYCELRYLATIGTMEVFVREPQEDYGYFDFTHVLGVVSGDLKGMRWAVLKTTQLFTNRILFAINPSSELTHKALFKVVISNHNANASFIHRLTSFEQFETTWYVNGRKASEERFFADVKFGRNPPLLMSRVLSEKAERNLYSAQVEVAEETWNQNLYRTEHLLIKVTYHPYWRCSFRSTPDDSRDQSRGWHSLTIHHVTPNLMSVVLPPGKHEVICEYKNPFYQKVGFGFFIVLVLAMITRELCTFLKSVKHRFDCFVLFCCGYVFMTGGFIICFTGWSR
- the LOC140950403 gene encoding uncharacterized protein isoform X1, coding for MISDWPFSQIPNLRRIGDRSRHSCITKFCRPQNSKLKMGAQDPLDTATDIQEDSLTEFDIPHWLSFAVLISTSSSFFFSLVSNSNPFLTSNTGYAHGGDMYSHQVEALYLKELLKGGTTDLWFDELTLGYPFFLAYHPLPCLLNASLMILGESFISPLLLFRWMFVLLLSSMPWSWFIGLRKLRMTRLEATLAALFVHSIHSWRKFGLELEAFHEYGLFTQAYGMAILPLAVGFLYQYVLYNSGSRNGTILFIVFNFTANAFFGVYLGIVTGVTLLIDMLSNTNPLRGKLFSPSIWRAFYVHFLSIALLSWWIIPLLNNFDYMGGLPWKSENEHGHSFKFVLRSLLSGDLFDHERKIPFITLGFVAGLACVCSWQLKDIGHLTKRQTLLIWLGLLFSVTFFLFLGRTFSGPLYNLIPFHKELEVFRYIIGLQFCGLLLMAVTLARILYFLCASLCRISKAYFQSKNILIVLMLVFPPIYLSSQLQYINARFSMIEIEGFSDGLEKLKAYPKIGRLLASKVLGLSGAWDLSLIPHLSKKPGIVTYSRGYHDTLSLYYLEEMNPSLDSTPWLPDLLRLYNIRFVATSGIEVPGHFLRYCELRYLATIGTMEVFVREPQEDYGYFDFTHVLGVVSGDLKGMRWAVLKTTQLFTNRILFAINPSSELTHKALFKVVISNHNANASFIHRLTSFEQFETTWYVNGRKASEERFFADVKFGRNPPLLMSRVLSEKAERNLYSAQVEVAEETWNQNLYRTEHLLIKVTYHPYWRCSFRSTPDDSRDQSRGWHSLTIHHVTPNLMSVVLPPGKHEVICEYKNPFYQKVGFGFFIVLVLAMITRELCTFLKSVKHRFDCFVLFCCGYVFMTGGFIICFTGWSR
- the LOC140950403 gene encoding uncharacterized protein isoform X4, producing the protein MISDWPFSQIPNLRRIGDRSRHSCITKFCRPQNSKLKMGAQDPLDTATDIQEDSLTEFDIPHWLSFAVLISTSSSFFFSLVSNSNPFLTSNTGYAHGGDMYSHQVEALYLKELLKGGTTDLWFDELTLGYPFFLAYHPLPCLLNASLMILGESFISPLLLFRWMFVLLLSSMPWSWFIGLRKLRMTRLEATLAALFVHSIHSWRKFGLELEAFHEYGLFTQAYGMAILPLAGLSGAWDLSLIPHLSKKPGIVTYSRGYHDTLSLYYLEEMNPSLDSTPWLPDLLRLYNIRFVATSGIEVPGHFLRYCELRYLATIGTMEVFVREPQEDYGYFDFTHVLGVVSGDLKGMRWAVLKTTQLFTNRILFAINPSSELTHKALFKVVISNHNANASFIHRLTSFEQFETTWYVNGRKASEERFFADVKFGRNPPLLMSRVLSEKAERNLYSAQVEVAEETWNQNLYRTEHLLIKVTYHPYWRCSFRSTPDDSRDQSRGWHSLTIHHVTPNLMSVVLPPGKHEVICEYKNPFYQKVGFGFFIVLVLAMITRELCTFLKSVKHRFDCFVLFCCGYVFMTGGFIICFTGWSR